From a single Capsicum annuum cultivar UCD-10X-F1 chromosome 12, UCD10Xv1.1, whole genome shotgun sequence genomic region:
- the LOC107850821 gene encoding cleavage stimulation factor subunit 50 isoform X1: MESNNSLEQTLQDGKLYRHVNALIVAHLRDNNLNQAASAVASATMTPMNVEARPNKLLELVAKGLAVEKEETVRGGVSTAVPFDPIITGYGSIPTPRAASVDFSSVNDTKGPSKNIPKHESRHISEHKNVARCARFSPDGRFLATGSADASIKLFEIAKVKQMMQPDARDDPVRPVIRTFYDHQQPINDVDFHPQNTVLISGAKDRTIKFFDFSKTVAKRAFRVIQDTHNVRSVSFHPSGNYLLAGTDHPIPHLYDINTFKCYLPPNFQEMGLNGAINQVRYSSTGGMYVTASKDGAIQLWDGVTASCVRSIDGAHGAVEATSANFTKDQRYILSSAKDSSVKLWEVGTGRLVKQYLGATHTHLRCQAVFNDTEEFVLSIDESLNEIVAWDALTTEKVARWPSNHIGAPRWLEHSPVEATFVSCGIDRSIRHWMEVP; encoded by the exons ATGGAGAGCAATAATAGTTTGGAGCAAACATTGCAAGACGGGAAATTGTACCGTCATGTTAATGCTCTCATAGTTGCTCATCTTCGCGATAACAATCTCAATCAG GCTGCAAGTGCTGTAGCTTCAGCTACAATGACACCAATGAATGTTGAAGCTCGTCCCAACAAGCTACTTGAATTGGTCGCAAAG GGTCTTGCAGTGGAGAAAGAGGAGACGGTGAGAGGGGGGGTTTCTACAGCTGTACCTTTTGATCCAATCATAACTGGATATGGCTCAATCCCAACCCCTCGGGCAGCATCTGTTGATTTCAG TAGCGTGAATGATACAAAAGGGCcgtcaaaaaatatcccaaagcACGAGTCACGACATATTTCCGAGCACAAG AACGTTGCAAGGTGTGCCAGATTTAGTCCTGATGGAAGATTTCTTGCTACTGGAAGTGCGGACGCATCAATTAAATTGTTTGAG ATTGCAAAAGTTAAGCAAATGATGCAGCCAGACGCTAGGGATGACCCAGTGAGGCCTGTTATACGGACTTTTTATGATCATCAACAA CCAATAAATGATGTGGACTTTCATCCGCAAAATACAGTACTCATATCTGGAGCAAAAGATCGCACCATCAA GTTCTTTGATTTTTCCAAAACAGTAGCAAAGAGAGCATTTAGAGTGATTCAG GATACACATAATGTAAGGTCGGTATCATTTCATCCTTCCGGGAACTATCTTCTGGCAG GAACTGATCATCCAATTCCCCACCTATATGACATTAACACTTTCAAATGCTACCTGCCACCAAATTTCCAAGAGATGGGTCTCAATGGTGCTATTAATCAG GTTAGGTATTCATCTACTGGTGGAATGTATGTAACTGCATCCAAAGATGGTGCAATTCAGTTATGGGATGGGGTAACTGCTAGTTGTGTGCGATCCATAGATGGTGCACATGGAGCGGTGGAGGCCACAAGTGCAAATTTTACAAAGGATCAAAG ATATATTCTCTCTTCGGCAAAAGACTCTTCGGTGAAGCTTTGGGAAGTTGGCACAGGAAGATTGGTCAAACAATATCTTGGAGCCACACATACACATTTGCGCTGCCAG GCTGTTTTCAATGATACAGAAGAATTTGTATTATCTATTGATGAATCTCTAAATGAG ATTGTTGCATGGGATGCTCTGACTACAGAAAAAGTGGCTAGATGGCCCTCCAACCATATTGGTGCACCCCGTTGGCTTGAGCATTCCCCGGTAGAAGCTACATTTGTGTCTTGTGGGATTGACCGATCCATTCGGCATTGGATGGAAGTCCCTTAG
- the LOC107850821 gene encoding cleavage stimulation factor subunit 50 isoform X2, whose amino-acid sequence MESNNSLEQTLQDGKLYRHVNALIVAHLRDNNLNQAASAVASATMTPMNVEARPNKLLELVAKGLAVEKEETVRGGVSTAVPFDPIITGYGSIPTPRAASVDFSVNDTKGPSKNIPKHESRHISEHKNVARCARFSPDGRFLATGSADASIKLFEIAKVKQMMQPDARDDPVRPVIRTFYDHQQPINDVDFHPQNTVLISGAKDRTIKFFDFSKTVAKRAFRVIQDTHNVRSVSFHPSGNYLLAGTDHPIPHLYDINTFKCYLPPNFQEMGLNGAINQVRYSSTGGMYVTASKDGAIQLWDGVTASCVRSIDGAHGAVEATSANFTKDQRYILSSAKDSSVKLWEVGTGRLVKQYLGATHTHLRCQAVFNDTEEFVLSIDESLNEIVAWDALTTEKVARWPSNHIGAPRWLEHSPVEATFVSCGIDRSIRHWMEVP is encoded by the exons ATGGAGAGCAATAATAGTTTGGAGCAAACATTGCAAGACGGGAAATTGTACCGTCATGTTAATGCTCTCATAGTTGCTCATCTTCGCGATAACAATCTCAATCAG GCTGCAAGTGCTGTAGCTTCAGCTACAATGACACCAATGAATGTTGAAGCTCGTCCCAACAAGCTACTTGAATTGGTCGCAAAG GGTCTTGCAGTGGAGAAAGAGGAGACGGTGAGAGGGGGGGTTTCTACAGCTGTACCTTTTGATCCAATCATAACTGGATATGGCTCAATCCCAACCCCTCGGGCAGCATCTGTTGATTTCAG CGTGAATGATACAAAAGGGCcgtcaaaaaatatcccaaagcACGAGTCACGACATATTTCCGAGCACAAG AACGTTGCAAGGTGTGCCAGATTTAGTCCTGATGGAAGATTTCTTGCTACTGGAAGTGCGGACGCATCAATTAAATTGTTTGAG ATTGCAAAAGTTAAGCAAATGATGCAGCCAGACGCTAGGGATGACCCAGTGAGGCCTGTTATACGGACTTTTTATGATCATCAACAA CCAATAAATGATGTGGACTTTCATCCGCAAAATACAGTACTCATATCTGGAGCAAAAGATCGCACCATCAA GTTCTTTGATTTTTCCAAAACAGTAGCAAAGAGAGCATTTAGAGTGATTCAG GATACACATAATGTAAGGTCGGTATCATTTCATCCTTCCGGGAACTATCTTCTGGCAG GAACTGATCATCCAATTCCCCACCTATATGACATTAACACTTTCAAATGCTACCTGCCACCAAATTTCCAAGAGATGGGTCTCAATGGTGCTATTAATCAG GTTAGGTATTCATCTACTGGTGGAATGTATGTAACTGCATCCAAAGATGGTGCAATTCAGTTATGGGATGGGGTAACTGCTAGTTGTGTGCGATCCATAGATGGTGCACATGGAGCGGTGGAGGCCACAAGTGCAAATTTTACAAAGGATCAAAG ATATATTCTCTCTTCGGCAAAAGACTCTTCGGTGAAGCTTTGGGAAGTTGGCACAGGAAGATTGGTCAAACAATATCTTGGAGCCACACATACACATTTGCGCTGCCAG GCTGTTTTCAATGATACAGAAGAATTTGTATTATCTATTGATGAATCTCTAAATGAG ATTGTTGCATGGGATGCTCTGACTACAGAAAAAGTGGCTAGATGGCCCTCCAACCATATTGGTGCACCCCGTTGGCTTGAGCATTCCCCGGTAGAAGCTACATTTGTGTCTTGTGGGATTGACCGATCCATTCGGCATTGGATGGAAGTCCCTTAG